From one Trifolium pratense cultivar HEN17-A07 linkage group LG1, ARS_RC_1.1, whole genome shotgun sequence genomic stretch:
- the LOC123904321 gene encoding glucomannan 4-beta-mannosyltransferase 9-like, which produces MSLMMFVERVYMGIVICLVKLFGKKPEKRYKYETFKEDVELGNSNYPMVLIQVPMYNEREVYQLSIGAACGLSWPSHRIIVQILDDSTDPTIKELVQVECLRWRSKGVNIKYEVRDNRNGYKAGALKEGMKHSYVKQCDYVAIFDADFQPQPDFLCQTIPFLVNNSEIGLVQARWKFVNADECLMTRMQEMSLDYHFTVEQEVGSSTYAFFGFNGTAGVWRISALNEAGGWKDRTTVEDMDLAVRASLKGWKFLYLSNLQVKNELPSTLKAYRYQQHRWTCGPANLFRKMIREIITNKKVSLSKKIYVVYSFFFVRKIVAHINTFVFYCIVLPATVVLPEVVVPKWGAVYIPSIITLLNAVGTPRSLHLLVFWILFENTMSLHRTKATIIGLLEASRVNEWIVTEKLGDALKGNKAIGKGLKKFRVRIGDRIHMLELLVGFYLIFCGCYDLMYGKNHFFIFLYIQAFAFFIMAFGYIGIFLPNS; this is translated from the exons ATGtcattgatgatgtttgttgaAAGAGTTTACATGGGAATTGTGATTTGTTTGGTgaagttgtttggtaaaaaacCAGAGAAACGTTATAAATATGAGACTTTTAAGGAAGATGTTGAGTTGGGAAACTCTAATTACCCAATGGTTCTTATTCAAGTTCCAATGTATAATGAAAGAGAG gtttatcaattatcaattgGTGCTGCATGTGGACTCTCATGGCCTTCTCATAGAATCATCGTACAAATTCTTGATGATTCAACTGATCCAACCATCAAG gagTTGGTACAGGTAGAATGCCTAAGATGGAGAAGCAAAGGTGTGAACATAAAGTATGAAGTTAGGGACAACAGAAATGGGTATAAAGCAGGTGCTCTAAAGGAGGGAATGAAACATAGCTATGTCAAACAATGTGATTATGTTGCCATCTTTGATGCTGATTTTCAACCACAACCTGATTTTCTTTGTCAAACCATCCCTTTCCTTGTTAATAATTCTGAAATTGGTCTTGTTCAAGCACGTTGGAAATTTg TGAATGCGGATGAATGTTTAATGACAAGAATGCAAGAGATGTCACTTGATTATCATTTTACAGTGGAACAAGAAGTGGGCTCTTCCACTTATGCCTTCTTTGGTTTCAATG GGACTGCGGGGGTATGGAGAATTTCAGCATTGAATGAAGCTGGTGGATGGAAAGATAGGACCACAGTGGAAGATATGGACTTGGCTGTACGTGCTAGTCTCAAAGGATGGAAATtcttatacctctccaatttacag GTTAAAAATGAATTGCCGAGTACTTTAAAGGCCTATAGGTACCAACAACATCGATGGACATGTGGGCCAGCTAATCTTTTCAGAAAAATGATTAGGGAGATTATCACAAACAAG AAAGTTTCTTTGTCAAAGAAGATATATGTTGTTTACAGTTTTTTCTTTGTTCGGAAGATTGTGGCACACATAAATACATTTGTGTTCTATTGCATTGTGTTACCTGCAACTGTTGTATTGCCTGAGGTTGTGGTCCCTAAATGGGGAGCTGTTTATATCCCTTCCATCATCACCCTTCTAAATGCTGTTGGAACTCCAAG GTCACTCCATTTACTTGTCTTTTGGATCCTCTTTGAGAATACTATGTCTCTACATAGAACAAAGGCAACAATTATTGGTCTACTAGAGGCTAGTAGAGTGAATGAATGGATTGTCACTGAAAAACTTGGAGATGCTCTCAAGGGTAATAAAGCTATCGGTAAAGGACTAAAAAAGTTTCGAGTTAGGATCGGAGACAG GATTCACATGTTAGAACTTCTTGTTGGATTCTACCTCATCTTCTGTGGTTGCTATGATCTTATGTATGGGAAAAATCACTTCTTCATATTCCTATACATCCAAGCATTTGCATTCTTCATTATGGCATTTGGATATATTGGCATATTTCTTCCCAACTCCTAG